The DNA region GACAAGACTTACACGTCTCTCATTCATTTGTTCTGCAACAAGGGGAAGGTAGAGAAGGCGTTTGAAATGAAAGCAGAGATGGTTCACAAGGGCATCTTGCCTGATGCTGACACATATGGGCCGCTTATAGGTTCCCTCTGCCTGCAGCAAACACTGTCGGAAGCTTTTGATCTCTTCCAAGAGATGCTGCGCAGGGGTGTGTCGCCAGATAACAAGACTTATACTGGTTTGATGAGTGCTTATCGTCTTCAAGCTCAATTCAGTAAGGCTTTTCATTTGCAAGATGAAATGATACACAAGGGGTTTTTGCCTGATTTTGTTACTGGGATTTCAACCTCTCATGTTACATACAACGCCATTATTCATGGCCTTTGCTTATTGGACCGGGCTGAGGAGGCTCTGGAGATTTTGAGGGGCATGCCTGAGATCGGCTTGTCCCCTGATGCTGTAAGTTATAGCACTGTTATATTCGGGTTTTGCCGAATCCGGGAGCTGGGGAAGGCTTATAAGTTGAAGGTGGAGATGGATAAAAAGAGCATCTCGTGGCTGGGGCTCTGGGGGCTGTATGACGACATAGACAAATCAGTTATGCAAGGCCTGTCGCATGAGGATACTTTTTCTAATTTGATGAGTGATTATTTAGCTGAAGGTCACTTGGAAAAGGCTTATCTTTTGGAACGTGAAATTAACTACTTTGATTATTTGCCAGTTGATGTTCACTATAGTGTGTTTTTGAATGTACTTAATAAGAAAGCTAGGATAACAGAAGCTAAGCACCATCTTTTGTGGTTTATTTCTCATGTGTGTTTGCGTATGCCAACTTTTATAATATATGATACTCTGATAGAGAACTGCAGTAATAATGAATTTAAGAGTGTGGTAGGGCTTGTCAAAGGTTTCGGAATGAGGGGTTTAATGAAGAAAGCAGCCAGAGCTCATGACACAATGCTTGAGGGGAATTATAAGCCAGATGGAGcagtttataatttattaatatttgatcATTGTAGATGTGGTAATGTTCATAAGGCGTATGATATGTACATGGAGATGGTGCATTATGGTTTTGCTCCTCATATGTTCTCTGTACTTGCTCTTATTGAGGCTCTATGTTGTGTTAGAAGGTACAATAAGATGAGCTGGGTCattcaaaacacattgaggAGCTGTAATCTCAATGATTCCGAGCTACTTCAAGTACTTAATGAAATTGACGTCAGGGAAGGTCAAACTGAGTATCTTCGGGGTGAGCTAGCTGAAAGAGCAATGGATGGCCTGTTACTTGATGGTAGAAAGGGTTCATATGCTTCAGCAAGTACCTAATAACTTTGGCTTTGCTTGTTGAACTATGTTACCATAAACCTTGAGCTGAGTCTTCCGGCTTGCATCTAGCATGCTTTGGCTTGGAGACCTGCAATATGGAAAGTTCTCCCTTGCTCGGATAGCAATTTATCATCTTCTGCCTGGAACTCTACCGCTATCAAAGACCTCCTTCTAGACTAGGTCATGTAgatctgtttttttttgttttttttttaaattatcaaGTCTGAAGTAACTTGCTTGGAATCATAAGTAGGAACTGTTAGCTTTTTGGTTTTTAAATCAAAAAGTCTTTCTTTCTGTTCTGTTGCTAATTTACTCATGTTTTTCATGTTGTTGGGAATCATTGTTGATGATTttatgaatttcaataagtttgaATGAGGCTTGCTGAAATCTGGAAAGTATTATCTGccatttattattatttcacATGGATGACAAAATTTGATTATGTTATCCCTATACTCCCGGGGTCCCAAGCTCAGGGGGGTAAATCACTAAGCTATCCGGGATTAGCGTTAGAGTGGAGATGTTTTTCTCAAGTTCTTTCTGTCTTCTTATATACACTTTTCTTGTCTCTTGGGTTGTTGGGGACTTGGGGGTTGTTTCACTAAATTTATGTGCCTTGTTACATGTTAAATGCGATAATAATTTCTCTTTGGAGGTTACGGGTGGCTATTTACCATTGGGAGTTATTGCGCTTGGACCCTTGAGTTTCCAACGGTTTTCCAACAGCTTCTCGGGCTAAGGATACTTTGAATGATGGCTTTTATGAGACGCTATGCATTTGGTCCCTTCTTTTCAATTGATTTGTTGCTATGCGAGAACTCAGGAGGGACACAATCCTCCAAGCCCTTAAGCGTGCACGCTTGATGGGCTTTAATATAAGTGCTCCTTTTCGACCGGGTTGTCGCTATGCGAAAACTCGGGAGGGACACAGCCCTCCAAGCCCTTAAGCCTGTGCACTTGGGGGGTTTAAGATAAGTCAGGTTCCTCCTTTATGTCGGGCTATTGTGTTCCCAGTAGCTCTTTGTTTTGCCATGTCGGGGCCGAAGAATCAGATAACTGTAGTATTTCCACGTATCATTTAAATTCAGTGGGCTCGAGTCTTTGGCCTCCCTCAATCTTTCCCGTACGAGATCACTTTTATACCAGAAAGCAAACTGAATTTCCCAGCAGTAGGAGCAGCACCTTATGTTCCCATACGACAATGCGATTACCTTGCCAGGGGATTTCCCCTCCAGTGACTATATGGACTGCAGTGCCTGTATTCTCTCCACCACCGGCCACAATGTTCCATCATCAAGAAATGCGGGCTCCTCCTGTACGAGCTGCTCCACCGGTTAGTACTCGGCAAGCAGTTCCAGTATACACTGCTCCCCCAATTCGAAGATATGTACCTGCTCCGATCTGCAAAGGTAGAACTGATGCAGAGGCTGAGAATATTAAGACTGATGCAAAGATAGAACCAACTGTAATTCCCCCAGCCAGGAAGATACAACTTACAACTGTTTCATTCTGGGTTGCAGGCTTGCAGCTGAATTCATGACCATTTTCTTTTCAATctttttttcttggttttttGTTTTCTGGGGTATGATTCATTTGATGTTATtagttaaagaaaaaaatgattagttttttttgttggtaTTTTGGGTTTTGAGATCCTGGTGAATTCTGAAGGGTTGAGAGAGTTGTAAAAGCCATGTGGCAAAGGACTTTTGAGATGGAGAAGGTTAGCTTCAATGATTTTTCTATGTGTGTTTttacatacttttttttttgttttttctttattaattaaTCTTTCTGATAAATTCTTTGTTGGTTATGCAagtttgttaattaatttctcCATTTGTTTTTGCTCACAAACGATTTCCTGTGAATGTAGGGATGCTTTCATTCACTTGCAGTGGCAAATTACTTGGAGGcaccttctttttctttcacatTCACGCATTTTCTTTTGCTCGCGCACGTTTTCCTTCATTTGCAAGTGTGTGATTTCCTTAAATctcttttaaaattttgtttttatgtgATAATATACCCCTCTGATTCTATCATGAAATAATTGAGACATTAATTTTAAGTATGCAAAGTTTCCTGCCTCCAACAGAAATTTTGCAATTTCTATATTTGTCATGTTACTGATTTTGAGAAAGTAAGGCAGGGAAAATTGTTTGGAGAGTTGTTTGTGTGGGGATAATAGATTT from Lotus japonicus ecotype B-129 chromosome 2, LjGifu_v1.2 includes:
- the LOC130737163 gene encoding pentatricopeptide repeat-containing protein At5g39710-like, with protein sequence MKLLRVLFKTFLRNRVPPPDVMIRGFAAAWTETEKTNWKGLADETTYNKLVLACCRDGRVEEALGILRGMAESDENTYTSLIHLFCDQGQCDKAYKVFAEMIDTGFSPSVATYNAIVLAYCRDKRFREALGILRCLIERGFEPNLISFNALVQGFCGKGKMEEAEELLQEMNQKGLALDDKTYTSLIHLFCNKGKVEKAFEMKAEMVHKGILPDADTYGPLIGSLCLQQTLSEAFDLFQEMLRRGVSPDNKTYTGLMSAYRLQAQFSKAFHLQDEMIHKGFLPDFVTGISTSHVTYNAIIHGLCLLDRAEEALEILRGMPEIGLSPDAVSYSTVIFGFCRIRELGKAYKLKVEMDKKSISWLGLWGLYDDIDKSVMQGLSHEDTFSNLMSDYLAEGHLEKAYLLEREINYFDYLPVDVHYSVFLNVLNKKARITEAKHHLLWFISHVCLRMPTFIIYDTLIENCSNNEFKSVVGLVKGFGMRGLMKKAARAHDTMLEGNYKPDGAVYNLLIFDHCRCGNVHKAYDMYMEMVHYGFAPHMFSVLALIEALCCVRRYNKMSWVIQNTLRSCNLNDSELLQVLNEIDVREGQTEYLRGELAERAMDGLLLDGRKGSYASAST